DNA sequence from the Gammaproteobacteria bacterium genome:
TTGATATCACCCTGCTTCATCAAGTGTGCAGCCGCACCATCTGCCAGTAAAGTAACCGGAATATTATCTTGCACACACTCCCATGCAGTGAGCCGCGCACCTTGCAACCATGGGCGTGTCTCATCGGCAAATACCTCCGATATCTTCCCTGCAGCATAAGCTGAGCGAATAACCCCCAGCGCAGTACCATAGCCAGCAGTCGCCAGAGAACCCGTATTACAGTGAGTCAGCACCGCACAAGGCGACTCAATCAAGGCCGACCCCAGCTCACCCATGCGACGATTGGCGGCAATATCCTCCTCATGAATCGCCATCGCCTCTTTCAGTAATGCGGGTTCTGGGTTTTCACCGTTCAGAGTTGAAATCAGCGACTGCATGCGCTCAATCGCCCAAAACAGATTAACGGCCGTGGGGCGTGATTGTGCCAGCCGCTCAAGGTCACCCTGCATGGCCGATTGCCAGGCGGATCCTGCCGCCAAAAACTGCGCCCGCGCCGACAGCACAACACCATAGGCGGCCGTCACACCAATGGCGGGAGCACCCCGCACTACCATATCGCGAATCGCATCGGCCACCTCAGCCACCCCGCCATAACTGAGTGTCGCCTGCACGCCCGGTAATGTGCGTTGATCAAGCAGATGTAACTTACCATCAGCC
Encoded proteins:
- the mtnA gene encoding S-methyl-5-thioribose-1-phosphate isomerase: MTNGTLHDTIRAIRWADGKLHLLDQRTLPGVQATLSYGGVAEVADAIRDMVVRGAPAIGVTAAYGVVLSARAQFLAAGSAWQSAMQGDLERLAQSRPTAVNLFWAIERMQSLISTLNGENPEPALLKEAMAIHEEDIAANRRMGELGSALIESPCAVLTHCNTGSLATAGYGTALGVIRSAYAAGKISEVFADETRPWLQGARLTAWECVQDNIPVTLLADGAAAHLMKQGDIKWVIVGSDRIAANGDVANKIGTYHAAIAAKYHGIKFMVVAPTTTIDMEISCGDEIPIEMRPASEVLGLNGQTVAAEGAKAWNPSFDITPASLVDAIVTERGVVLNPDREKMAILMSGCMMGSD